The Janthinobacterium tructae genome contains the following window.
GTGTCCGCTGCCAGACAGTTTGTATCTATATGTTTCTTCGGGTCTCCTATATACAAGACGATACAAATGCGCTGTGCAAGGGTAGGGGAAGTGGGGATAATTCGTACCATGGAACCCACTTCTACAATTCTCATCGTCGACGATGACCGCGATATCCGCAGCTTGCTGGCGGACTACCTGGAAACGAACGCCTACCGCACCCTGGGCGCGGCGGATGGCACGGCCATGTGGAAAATTCTCGACGAAACGCGGCCCGACCTGATCGTGCTCGATTTGAACCTGCCTGGCGACGACGGCCTGACCTTGTGCCGCAAGCTGCGTGCCCAATCGATTGTGCCGGTGATCATGTTGACGGCGCGCAATGAACCGCTGGACCGCATCCTGGGCCTGGAAATGGGCGCCGACGATTATTTGCCGAAACCGTTCGAGCCCCGCGAATTGCTGGCGCGCATACGCAGCGTGCTGCGCCGCAGCCATGCCATGCCGTCGAACGTGCCCTCGGACAAGGCGCAGCAAATTCGTTTTTCCGGCTGGACCCTGGACCTCACGGCGCGCCACCTGCTCAATCCCACGGGCCTGGTGATCATGCTGTCGGGCGCCGAGTTCCGCTTGTTGCGCGTGTTCCTGGAACACCCGAACCGCGTGCTCAACCGTGACCAGTTGCTGAACCTGACGCAAGGGCGCGACGCCGACCCGTTCGACCGCTCGATCGATATCCAGATCAGCCGCCTGCGGCAAAAACTCGGTGAAGATGCCCGTTTGCCGCAAATCATCAAGACCGTGCGGAACGGCGGCTACGTGCTGGCCGGGCAAGTCAACGTGGAGCCGCACGCGTGAAGGCCTTCCTGGGGTCGATGACGGGCAGAGTCTTCATGTTTCTGCTGATCGGCATCGTCGCTTCGGCCGCGCTGACGCAGTGGCTGGCCGTGGGCGAACGCCAGCGCGCCATCGAGCAATACCGCGATTACCACGCCGTCGAGCGGGCCGAGCAGCTGGTGATGGCGGCCGACGTGGTGCCGCTGGCCTCGCGCGCCGCCTACCTGAAGGTCGCCAACAAGGGCAGCGTGCGCCTGGAATTGCGTCCCGACACGGCACATACGCCCGGCGCGCCGACGGAATTTTCCAGCGCCCTGCAAGCCAAGCTGGGCGAGGGTTTCAAGGTCAGCGCGCTGGCCGAACGCCCGGAAGCCTGCGTCAAGCCGCGCCAGTCGCCGGGCATGTTCGGCGCCAAGCCTTGGGGCGGCACCTGCGAAAACCTCGACGTGCGCATGCAGGATGGCCACGTGCTGCGCCTGATGGTCTTGCCGCCGCGCCAGCAACCGCCGTTCAATGAACATAACGACTGGATGACCCTGCTGCCTTTCCTGATCAGCATCGCCATCCTCGCCTACCTGGTCACGCGCATGACCATGCGCCCGCTGAAACAGCTGGCGCAGGCGGCAAAAGACCTGGGCAACGACATCAACCATCCGCCGCTGACCCTGTCCGGGGCCAGCGAGATCCGCCAGGCCAGCGCCGCCTTCAATGCCATGCAGGCGCGCATACGCCAACATATTTCCCAGCGTACACAAATGCTGGCCGCCATCACGCACGACTTGCAGACGCCGCTGACGCGCCTGCGCCTGCGGCTGGAAAAGGTGGCCGATACGGAATTGTATGAGCGCCTGGTGGGCGACCTGTCGGCCATGCAGAGCATGGTCAAGGAAGGACTGGACCTGGCCCGTTCGATGGACAGCACGGAAGCGATGCAGGCGCTCGATCTCGATTCCCTGTTAGATAGCGTCTGCTCGGATGCGGCCGATGCCGGCCAGAACGTGACCCTGGCCGGGCAGGCCAGCATGGCCTTGATGGCCCGGCCCATCGCCATGCGGCGTTGCCTGGTGAACTTGATCGACAATGCCGTCAAATATGGCCAGTATGCGCAGGTGACGGTCGAGCGCATCGCCGGCGTGGCGCGCATCCGCATCCGCGACGGCGGACCGGGTATTGCGCCAGATCAGCTGGCCAAAGTGTTCGAACCGTTTTATCGTATCGAGACCTCGCGTTCGCGCGAATCGGGCGGCACGGGCCTGGGCCTGACCATCGCGCGCAACATCGCCGAGCAGCATGGCGCCACGGTTTCACTGCTCAATCATGTCGACGGTGGACTGGAAGTTACCCTGATCGTGCCAGAGTATTACGCTGGAAAGTGAGCATTTCCGTGCGACAATATTGTGCTTTATGCCCCCTGGCAACTACATCCAACCTGCAGCCCTGCGCTGCAACAGCGTGACAGAACAATGAAAAAGACTAGCCTGGCAATCCTTGTGGGTGCGGCCCTGTGTATCGGTGGCGGCATCTGGTATTTCAATCATCAGTCGGGCAAAGCGGCCGGTGGGCAGGATGGCAAAGGGGGCAAGGGCGGACAGGGGCCGACCACGGTGAGCGTGGTCGCGCCGCTGCGCCAGGACGTGCCGATGCTGCTGCAAGCCAATGGCAGCGTGACGCCCATCAGCAGCGTCGACCTGCATCCACAGACGACCAGTACGATCACCAAGGTGCACATCCGCGAAGGCCAGTTCGTCAAGCAGGGCGAACTGATGTTTACGCTGGACGCGCGCAGCGAACATGCGAATGTCGACAAGGCGCAGGCGCAAGTATTGCGTGACCGCGCCTCGGTGCTGGACCTCGAACGCCAGCTCAAGCGCAGCCAGGATTTGCTGAGCAAGAACTTCATCGCCCAGGGCGCCGTGGATACCCTGCAAAGCCAGCTCGACGCGGCACGCGCCTTGCTGGCCGCCGACCAGGCCGCCTTGCGCGCCGCCCAGGTCGATTCCAGCTACACCGTCCTGCGCGCGCCGCAGGGGGGCCGCGTGGGCGCCATCAATGTGTACGCGGGCAGCCTGGTGCAGCCGACTACTTCGCTCACCAGCATCACCCAGCTCGACCCGATCGATGTGGTCTTCACCTTGCCGGAAAGCAGTCTGTCGGGCTTGCTGGCGGCGCAGAAGGCGGGCGAGGTGGCGGTCAAGGCGCTGCTGGCCGATGCGGGCGGCAAGCAGCTGGAAGGTAAACTGAGTTTCATCGACAATGCCGTCGATCCCGCTACGGGCGTGATCAAGGTCAAGGCCCGTTTCAACAATGGCGCTACCGACCTGTGGCCTGGCCAGTATGTGAATACGCAGCTGACGGTGCGCACGCTCAAGGATGCGCTGGTCATCCCGCAAAACGCCATCATCACCAATACCACGGGCATCTTCGTGTATTCGATGGAAGCCGATAATACGGCCAAGGTGCGCAAGATTGCCCGCGTGTATGCGTTCGGCCCGAATGCCGTCGTCACCGGATTGACCGGCGACGAAAAAGTCATCGTCGACGGCAAGCAGAACCTGCGTCCTGGCGGCAAGGTGCGCCTGGCGGAAAAACACAAGGCCGCCGATGGCGCTGCCGCACCGCAGGGCAAGCCAGCATGAACCTGTCCGAACTGAGCATCCGCCGCCCCGTCATGGTGGTGCTGCTGTCCCTCTCCATTATCCTGGCCGGCGTGCTGGCGTATGGCCACATTCCCGTGGCGGCCTTGCCGAGCTATAACACGCCCGTCATCAACGTCAGCGCCGACCTGGCCGGCGCCAGCCCCGAGACCATGGCGTCTTCCGTGGCCTTGCCGCTGGAAAAGCAGTTTTCCACGATTGCCGGCCTGAGCCTGATCACCTCGACGAGTACCCTGGGCAATACCTCGCTGACCCTGGAGTTTGACGCCAGCATCAATGTCAACGAGGCTGCCGTCGATGTGCAGGCGGCCCTGCTGCGCGCGCAGCGCCAGTTGCCGACGGAAATGACGGACTTGCCGTCCTACCGCAAAGTCAATCCGGCCGATGCGCCGGTGCTGTTCATCCAGATGACGTCGCCATCGCTGAACTTGTCGGATCTGAATGATTATGCGGAAAACCTGATTGCGCCCAGCCTGTCGACCTTGCCTGGCGTGGCCCAGGTCAGCGTGAATGGCCAGAAACGCTTCGCCGTGCGCGTGCGTGCCCGTGCCGACCTGATGAATGCGCGCAACCTGACGATGGACGAGCTGGCCGCCGCACTGCGCGCTTCGAACACGAATTCGCCGCTGGGCATCCTCGACGGCCCCAGCCAGACGCTGACCATCCAGGGCAACCCGCAGATGATGAAGGCGGCCGATTTTGCCGAACTCATCGTCGCCACGCGCAATGGCCAGCCCGTGCGGCTCAAGGAAGTGGCCGAAGTGGAAGACAGTTTCCAGTCAACCAAGACGGCCGGCAGTTTCAATGGCGAGCGCTCGATCACCTTGCTGGTGCAGCGCCAACCGGATGCGAACACGGTGCAAGTGGTCGATGCCGTGCGCAAACTCTTGCCGGGTTTCAAGGCGCAATTGCCCGCTTCCATTCAGATCAGCCTGGTCAATGACCGTTCCGTCTCGATCCGCGAAGCGATCCACGACGTCAATCTGACCCTGGCCCTGACGGTGATCCTGGTAGTGCTGGTGATCTTTTTGTTCCTGCACCGCGCGGCCGCCACTTTCATTCCCGCCGTCACCATGCCGATTTCCCTGCTCGGTGCGCTGGCCCTGCTGTACTGGCTTGGCTACAGCCTCGACAATATCTCCCTGCTGGGTATCACCCTGGCCGTGGGCCTGGTAGTCGACGATGCCATCGTGGTGCTGGAAAACATCGTGCGCCATATCGAGATGGGCAAGAAACCGATCCAGGCGGCTCTCGTGGGCGCCAAGGAAATGGGGTTCACCATCATTTCCATTTCCGTCTCGCTGGTGGCCGTGTTCATCCCCATCTTCTTCATGCCGGGCGTGATCGGCTTGCTGTTCCACGAGTTTGCCGTCGTCGTCTCGCTGTCCATCCTCGTCTCGGCCATCGTGTCGCTGACCCTGGTGCCGATGCTGGCCAGCCGCTTCCTGCCGGCCGACTCGCGCGAACACAACGACAGCGACCCCACGCATGGCGAAAAGTCCTTCATCGGCCGTCACTTCGAGGCGGGGTTCACGAAGTTGCGCAATGGCTATGTGCATCTGCTCGACAAGGCCCTGGCGCACCGCAACGTGGTGCTGTTTGTTGCCGTGTGCACCTTTGCGCTGACAGTGCTGCTGTACGCGACCATTCCGAAGGGTTTCTTTCCCGAGGAAGACCTGGGCCAGATCCAGGTGAATACGGAAGCGTCGGAGGATATTTCTTCTGCGGCATTGCAGGACTTGCAATCGCGCGTGGCGGCCGTGCTCAAGGCGGACCCCAGCGTGCAGGATGTGACCTCGTTCGTCGGTGGCGGCAACACGGGCCGCATGTTCATGGTGCTGAAACCGCGCAGCGAACGGCCGAAAATGCCCGTGGTGCTGGAAAACCTGCGCCGCGCGACGAGTACCGTGCCCGGCATGGCCGTGTATTTCCGTCCCGTGCAAAACTTGCAGCTGGGTGGACGCCAGAGCAAGAGCCGCTACCAGTACACCTTGCAAAGCGTCAGTCCCGATGCCTTGAATGACTGGGCGGAAAAGTTTATTGCTGGCATGCGCGCCGATCCCGCGTTCCGCGACGTCACCAGCGATTCACAGATCAAGGGCTTGCAGGCGTCCCTGCGGATCGACCGCGACAAGGCCAGTCTGCTGGGCGTGCAAATGTCCGATATCCGCACGGCCCTGTACAGCGCCTTTGGCGAGCGGCAAGTGTCGACCATCTATTCGTCGGCAGCGAGCTATTACGTGATCCTGGAAGCGGCCACGGCGGATCGCCAGTATGACGATGCGCTCACGCGCGTGTCCGTGCGCAGCAAGTCGGGCGAACTGGTGAAACTGTCGAGTATTGCCTACGTGGAGCGCACGATCGGACCCACGTCCGTGAATCACCAGGGACAGTTGCAGGCCGTGACCATCGCCTTCAACCTGGCGCCGGACGTGCCGCTGGGTGTCGCCACGGGCAAGATCGACGTGATGGGCAAGGACATGAGCTTGCCGGCCTCCATCATCACGCGCTACGGCGGCGACGCGGCCGTGTTCCAGGATTCGCAGTCCAGCCAGATCATCCTCATCATCGCCGCGCTGGCCGTGATCTATGTGCTGCTCGGCGTGCTGTATGAAAGCTATATCCACCCGCTGACCATCCTGGCTGGCTTGCCGTCGGCGGCCGTGGGGGCGCTGTTGACCTTGCGCCTGTTCGGCATGGACCTGACGATGATCGCCATCATCGGTATCTTGATGCTGATCGGTATCGTCAAGAAAAACGCCATCATGATGATCGACTTTGCCTTGCATGCGCAGCGCAATGAGGGCATGAGCCCGCCTGAAGCCATCCGCCAGGCCTGCATCCTGCGTTTCCGCCCCATCATGATGACATCGGCGGCGGCCCTGATGGGTGCCTTGCCCATCGCCCTGGGCCTGGGCGCCGGCGCCGAGCTGCGCCAGCCGCTGGGTCTGGCCGTGGTCGGCGGGTTGCTGTTTTCGCAAGTGATTACCCTGTTCATCACCCCCGTCATCTATTTGTTCCTGGATAAGTACAGCGGCACGGGGCCGGTGACGGACGAGCAACTGGTGGCACTCGACAACAAGGCTTGAGCGCTTGCGTTGCCCTTTGATCCGTTGACCCGTGACCGGCGCCCCATTCCTGCGTGAATGGGGCGCCGGTTTTGTATGGGCAGTGATACATACGGTAACAACCATCAAGGGACGGCTCGGGTACTCTGGTGGCGCTGCAAGGAATGTCGCTATCCTGTACGCTTCGGGTTGGAAAGGCCGAGGAAGTGTTCCCAAAAGCAAGGGACTCTGGCACTATGGCTGGCCTGTAATGTTATTTCTTCGCTACACAGAAAGCACGATTCATTTTGCATGACACGACCCATTTGTTGGCTGCCGATTCCGATGTTTGCCCCACCTGCGGGCAAGTGATCCAGCCACTGCCGGCCTACGGGTCCAGGACCAGCACCACGCGCAAGGTTGCGCTCGGCGTGTCCGTCTTGCTGCATGTGCTGCTGGCGGCGTATGTCCTGTTGCGCAGCGACAAGATCGAAAAGATCCCGCCGCCGAAGAAGGAAAGCGCGATGGTCTACATCGCACCCCTGAAGGACAAGCCGCAACCGAAGCCGCAGCCGAAACCCACGCCCAAGCCGAAGGACACGAAAGTGGCCAAGGTGAAACCGCCACCGGCGCCGAGCAAGCGCGTGGTGAGCAAGGACGTGCCGCGCGACAAGCCAAAACTGGAAACCTTCACGCCGCCGCTGGTATCGAAAGTGCCGTTGCCGCCGCCGCCGGCCGAAGACATGAGTTCGATGATCGAGCAGCGCCGCAAGCAGCGTGAGGCGCAGAATCCCACGCCGCCTGCCGAGGAAAGCGAGAACGACCGTGCCATGCGCGTGGCCAAGGCGAATATCGCCGGTGCCCAGGGGCGCAATTCGGGCAGCGACCGCGAGGATTCGGGTGGCGTGTTTTCCATCGTCAACCAGACTTCGTTCAGTGCCGAAGTCAAGTTCAAGGGCTGGAATGGCAACTTCAAGCGCAATTGGCTGAAGCAGGAAAAAGTGGAACTGGGCAATGAACCCGATATCGAATCGGCCATCATCAAGAAGATGATCCAGTTGATCCGTGCCGAAAAACCGGGCGACTTCGTCTGGGAGTCGCGGCGCCTGGGGCGTAACGTCAACCTCAGCGCCCGCGTGGAAGACACGGCCGAGCTGACTGCCTTCCTGCGCCAGGAATTCTTTTCCGAGAAGAGGCCAGGGCCGGGACGGCGTTAAACGCTCAGCGCAATAAAAAAGGCTGCACCGTGTGAACGGGCAGCCTTTTTTTACGTAGCGTTGATCTCGATCAAGCCGGTTTGTCCGACTCCGGCTCGACGTCGTCTTCCATGTCGATCAGTTCGACCATCTGGGCCGCGCCATCTTCGCTGATGCCGGCCAGTTCCATGATTTTGTCATTGGCTTCGTCGATGCCAACGCGCTTCAATGCGGAAAACAGCTGCACGGTGAACGGGAAGCCGATGCCGTCTTCATCCACATAGCTGTCGAGCTTGGCTTTCGCCTGGCGCAAGGCATTCACCGATTCATTGCGGT
Protein-coding sequences here:
- a CDS encoding efflux RND transporter permease subunit: MNLSELSIRRPVMVVLLSLSIILAGVLAYGHIPVAALPSYNTPVINVSADLAGASPETMASSVALPLEKQFSTIAGLSLITSTSTLGNTSLTLEFDASINVNEAAVDVQAALLRAQRQLPTEMTDLPSYRKVNPADAPVLFIQMTSPSLNLSDLNDYAENLIAPSLSTLPGVAQVSVNGQKRFAVRVRARADLMNARNLTMDELAAALRASNTNSPLGILDGPSQTLTIQGNPQMMKAADFAELIVATRNGQPVRLKEVAEVEDSFQSTKTAGSFNGERSITLLVQRQPDANTVQVVDAVRKLLPGFKAQLPASIQISLVNDRSVSIREAIHDVNLTLALTVILVVLVIFLFLHRAAATFIPAVTMPISLLGALALLYWLGYSLDNISLLGITLAVGLVVDDAIVVLENIVRHIEMGKKPIQAALVGAKEMGFTIISISVSLVAVFIPIFFMPGVIGLLFHEFAVVVSLSILVSAIVSLTLVPMLASRFLPADSREHNDSDPTHGEKSFIGRHFEAGFTKLRNGYVHLLDKALAHRNVVLFVAVCTFALTVLLYATIPKGFFPEEDLGQIQVNTEASEDISSAALQDLQSRVAAVLKADPSVQDVTSFVGGGNTGRMFMVLKPRSERPKMPVVLENLRRATSTVPGMAVYFRPVQNLQLGGRQSKSRYQYTLQSVSPDALNDWAEKFIAGMRADPAFRDVTSDSQIKGLQASLRIDRDKASLLGVQMSDIRTALYSAFGERQVSTIYSSAASYYVILEAATADRQYDDALTRVSVRSKSGELVKLSSIAYVERTIGPTSVNHQGQLQAVTIAFNLAPDVPLGVATGKIDVMGKDMSLPASIITRYGGDAAVFQDSQSSQIILIIAALAVIYVLLGVLYESYIHPLTILAGLPSAAVGALLTLRLFGMDLTMIAIIGILMLIGIVKKNAIMMIDFALHAQRNEGMSPPEAIRQACILRFRPIMMTSAAALMGALPIALGLGAGAELRQPLGLAVVGGLLFSQVITLFITPVIYLFLDKYSGTGPVTDEQLVALDNKA
- a CDS encoding response regulator; the protein is MEPTSTILIVDDDRDIRSLLADYLETNAYRTLGAADGTAMWKILDETRPDLIVLDLNLPGDDGLTLCRKLRAQSIVPVIMLTARNEPLDRILGLEMGADDYLPKPFEPRELLARIRSVLRRSHAMPSNVPSDKAQQIRFSGWTLDLTARHLLNPTGLVIMLSGAEFRLLRVFLEHPNRVLNRDQLLNLTQGRDADPFDRSIDIQISRLRQKLGEDARLPQIIKTVRNGGYVLAGQVNVEPHA
- a CDS encoding efflux RND transporter periplasmic adaptor subunit, whose protein sequence is MKKTSLAILVGAALCIGGGIWYFNHQSGKAAGGQDGKGGKGGQGPTTVSVVAPLRQDVPMLLQANGSVTPISSVDLHPQTTSTITKVHIREGQFVKQGELMFTLDARSEHANVDKAQAQVLRDRASVLDLERQLKRSQDLLSKNFIAQGAVDTLQSQLDAARALLAADQAALRAAQVDSSYTVLRAPQGGRVGAINVYAGSLVQPTTSLTSITQLDPIDVVFTLPESSLSGLLAAQKAGEVAVKALLADAGGKQLEGKLSFIDNAVDPATGVIKVKARFNNGATDLWPGQYVNTQLTVRTLKDALVIPQNAIITNTTGIFVYSMEADNTAKVRKIARVYAFGPNAVVTGLTGDEKVIVDGKQNLRPGGKVRLAEKHKAADGAAAPQGKPA
- a CDS encoding ATP-binding protein; this translates as MKAFLGSMTGRVFMFLLIGIVASAALTQWLAVGERQRAIEQYRDYHAVERAEQLVMAADVVPLASRAAYLKVANKGSVRLELRPDTAHTPGAPTEFSSALQAKLGEGFKVSALAERPEACVKPRQSPGMFGAKPWGGTCENLDVRMQDGHVLRLMVLPPRQQPPFNEHNDWMTLLPFLISIAILAYLVTRMTMRPLKQLAQAAKDLGNDINHPPLTLSGASEIRQASAAFNAMQARIRQHISQRTQMLAAITHDLQTPLTRLRLRLEKVADTELYERLVGDLSAMQSMVKEGLDLARSMDSTEAMQALDLDSLLDSVCSDAADAGQNVTLAGQASMALMARPIAMRRCLVNLIDNAVKYGQYAQVTVERIAGVARIRIRDGGPGIAPDQLAKVFEPFYRIETSRSRESGGTGLGLTIARNIAEQHGATVSLLNHVDGGLEVTLIVPEYYAGK